The following proteins are encoded in a genomic region of Arachis stenosperma cultivar V10309 chromosome 4, arast.V10309.gnm1.PFL2, whole genome shotgun sequence:
- the LOC130974310 gene encoding dirigent protein 18-like: MDQSLFIQGNMSMGALSPLLSLVMMLISLTIMARMPNATAAVNPVQATGKEPILELFMHDILGGSNPTARPVTGLLGNIYNGQVPFATPIGFKTPQVGTPIPNANGALPTVNGVFGTPLGTGLAGTTFAANGNSNGQLQLGPDGLGLGFGTITVIDDVLTVQPELGSQIVGKAQGVYVASSADGSRQMMAFTALFEGGEYGDSLNLYGLFKIGSAMSKLSVISGTGKFKNAKGFAEVRSLIPPGQIATDGAETLLRITVHLNY, translated from the exons ATGGATCAGAGCCTCTTCATCCAAGGCAATATGTCCATGGGAGCATTATCTCCACTATTATCCCTTGTAATGATGCTTATTTCTTTAACAATCATGGCAAGAATGCCAAATGCCACGGCTGCAGTTAACCCTGTTCAAGCCACAGGAAAAGAACCAATCCTTGAGTTGTTCATGCATGACATTCTTGGTGGAAGCAACCCAACAGCTAGACCAGTTACTGGGTTACTTGGGAACATTTACAATGGCCAAGTTCCTTTTGCAACCCCAATAGGATTCAAAACCCCACAAGTTGGGACTCCCATTCCCAACGCCAACGGTGCTCTTCCCACTGTTAATGGTGTTTTTGGTACCCCCCTCGGCACCGGCCTGGCTGGCACCACCTTTGCGGCAAATG GAAATAGTAACGGACAGTTACAGTTAGGACCTGATGGGTTGGGACTTGGTTTCGGCACAATAACTGTGATCGATGATGTTTTGACGGTGCAACCAGAGTTGGGATCGCAGATAGTTGGGAAGGCTCAGGGGGTTTATGTTGCAAGTTCAGCAGATGGGAGCCGGCAAATGATGGCATTCACAGCACTGTTTGAAGGAGGGGAGTACGGTGACAGCTTAAACTTGTACGGACTGTTCAAGATTGGGAGCGCCATGTCGAAGTTATCGGTGATCAGTGGGACTGGGAAGTTCAAGAATGCCAAGGGCTTTGCGGAGGTTAGGAGTCTCATACCACCAGGGCAGATTGCCACTGATGGTGCTGAGACATTGCTGAGGATCACTGTCCATTTGAACTACTAA